In Drosophila yakuba strain Tai18E2 chromosome 2R, Prin_Dyak_Tai18E2_2.1, whole genome shotgun sequence, a single genomic region encodes these proteins:
- the LOC6540023 gene encoding splicing factor 45 isoform X2: MVFGHKNVADPVGNKNGCQKTEPEVTCSAPMTTVVYKTLITGKALPPIPESVNKGDWDATDEYDPQWPNEYEKLKEKTNGSDKNRGFVCGSEEKEIDRKRGRVGRREVHRDEVLAPNLKFTGFGQRQLDDDIYLPSAGSVAKQGGATIAPPPSLQEISIDSGCEVTNSMPYSASSVAAKIMAKYGFKDGQGLGKSEQGMAIALQVEKTSKRGGRIIHEKDVFLPPLALSPPADGSQVGPSPGHKAMPPPQVAGTATESGETGSTITEIMKSPSKVVLLRNMVGPGDVDEELEPEVKDECNTKYGEVNSVIIHESFGTVPEDAVKIFVEFRRIESAIKAVVDLNGRFFGGRQVRAGFYNYDKFKRFQLY; encoded by the exons ATGGTCTTCGGGCATAAAAATGTTGCAGACCCagttggcaataaaaatggctGTCAAAAAACCG AGCCGGAAGTTACATGTTCAGCTCCAATGACTACGGTTGTATACAAGACTTTAATAACTGGCAAAGCCCTTCCACCCATTCCGGAAAGCGTAAACAAGGGCGACTGGGACGCTACTGATGAATACGACCCGCAATGGCcaaatgaatatgaaaaaCTCAAGGAGAAAACTAATGGCAGTGACAAAAACCGAGGTTTCGTTTGTGGAAGCGAAGAGAAAGAAATAGATCGGAAACGTGGACGCGTCGGTCGTCGAGAAGTTCACAGAGACGAAGTCTTAGCCCCTAATCTAAAGTTTACCGGGTTTGGCCAGCGACAACTCGATGATGACATATACTTGCCATCTGCGGGCTCTGTAGCTAAACAGGGAGGTGCAACAATTGCTCCACCTCCGTCCCTCCAAGAAATATCAATTGATAGTGGTTGCGAAGTCACTAATTCCATGCCATATTCTGCCAGTTCGGTAGCCGCCAAAATTATGGCTAAATATGGATTTAAGGATGGTCAAGGCCTCGGAAAATCGGAGCAGGGTATGGCCATAGCCCTTCAAGTGGAGAAAACCTCCAAGCGTGGGGGACGGATTATACACGAAAAAGACGTTTTTCTGCCACCTCTGGCATTGTCGCCTCCTGCGGATGGCTCCCAAGTAGGACCAAGTCCCGGTCACAAGGCCATGCCTCCTCCCCAGGTGGCAGGCACGGCGACTGAGAGTGGCGAGACCGGGTCCACCATTACGGAGATTATGAAATCACCAAGCAAGGTGGTTCTTCTACGTAACATGGTAGGACCCGGGGACGTAGACGAAGAATTGGAACCTGAGGTAAAGGACGAATGCAACACAAAGTACGGGGAAGTGAACAGCGTCATTATTCACGAATCGTTCGGAACTGTGCCAGAAGATGCGGTTAAAATATTCGTGGAATTTAGGCGCATCGAAAGTGCCATTAAAG CTGTAGTGGACCTGAATGGGCGC
- the LOC6540023 gene encoding splicing factor 45 isoform X1, with product MDLYDGIDTRARSSQIDGWSSGIKMLQTQLAIKMAVKKPLMTPVVNLRAKRLAEPEVTCSAPMTTVVYKTLITGKALPPIPESVNKGDWDATDEYDPQWPNEYEKLKEKTNGSDKNRGFVCGSEEKEIDRKRGRVGRREVHRDEVLAPNLKFTGFGQRQLDDDIYLPSAGSVAKQGGATIAPPPSLQEISIDSGCEVTNSMPYSASSVAAKIMAKYGFKDGQGLGKSEQGMAIALQVEKTSKRGGRIIHEKDVFLPPLALSPPADGSQVGPSPGHKAMPPPQVAGTATESGETGSTITEIMKSPSKVVLLRNMVGPGDVDEELEPEVKDECNTKYGEVNSVIIHESFGTVPEDAVKIFVEFRRIESAIKAVVDLNGRFFGGRQVRAGFYNYDKFKRFQLY from the exons ATGGATCTGTATGATGGCATTGATACGAGGGCGCGATCAAGCCAGATTGATGGATGGTCTTCGGGCATAAAAATGTTGCAGACCCagttggcaataaaaatggctGTCAAAAAACCG CTCATGACGCCAGTTGTCAATCTAAGGGCCAAACGTCTCGCAGAGCCGGAAGTTACATGTTCAGCTCCAATGACTACGGTTGTATACAAGACTTTAATAACTGGCAAAGCCCTTCCACCCATTCCGGAAAGCGTAAACAAGGGCGACTGGGACGCTACTGATGAATACGACCCGCAATGGCcaaatgaatatgaaaaaCTCAAGGAGAAAACTAATGGCAGTGACAAAAACCGAGGTTTCGTTTGTGGAAGCGAAGAGAAAGAAATAGATCGGAAACGTGGACGCGTCGGTCGTCGAGAAGTTCACAGAGACGAAGTCTTAGCCCCTAATCTAAAGTTTACCGGGTTTGGCCAGCGACAACTCGATGATGACATATACTTGCCATCTGCGGGCTCTGTAGCTAAACAGGGAGGTGCAACAATTGCTCCACCTCCGTCCCTCCAAGAAATATCAATTGATAGTGGTTGCGAAGTCACTAATTCCATGCCATATTCTGCCAGTTCGGTAGCCGCCAAAATTATGGCTAAATATGGATTTAAGGATGGTCAAGGCCTCGGAAAATCGGAGCAGGGTATGGCCATAGCCCTTCAAGTGGAGAAAACCTCCAAGCGTGGGGGACGGATTATACACGAAAAAGACGTTTTTCTGCCACCTCTGGCATTGTCGCCTCCTGCGGATGGCTCCCAAGTAGGACCAAGTCCCGGTCACAAGGCCATGCCTCCTCCCCAGGTGGCAGGCACGGCGACTGAGAGTGGCGAGACCGGGTCCACCATTACGGAGATTATGAAATCACCAAGCAAGGTGGTTCTTCTACGTAACATGGTAGGACCCGGGGACGTAGACGAAGAATTGGAACCTGAGGTAAAGGACGAATGCAACACAAAGTACGGGGAAGTGAACAGCGTCATTATTCACGAATCGTTCGGAACTGTGCCAGAAGATGCGGTTAAAATATTCGTGGAATTTAGGCGCATCGAAAGTGCCATTAAAG CTGTAGTGGACCTGAATGGGCGC